Proteins encoded by one window of Paraburkholderia terrae:
- a CDS encoding efflux transporter outer membrane subunit, which translates to MKRFPSLTATRAGLALLPALLPIALALNGCTTVGPNYKLPENAAVNAPYANAAIDGADKAPVTQQAVPSKWWRLYDDPVLDQLVTEALSSNTDLRVAAANLARSRAQLDFANEQGGFSGKTSAAFQRAQESAEQYLLTEKIPVVNEGALDLSVSYEIDLFGKLRRGVEAAKADDEAVEAASDLARITVVADVVRAYVESCSAAEELEIAQKSLALQKERVKLTQRLRDAGRGNQPDVTRGQTQADTLAADIPRFVARRRAAQYRLAMLLARAPSDLPPAALACSRLPHLKQPIPVGDGAALLKRRPDVRQAERLLAASTARIGVATAALYPTVSIGASAGSVGVVEDLFGPTTNRWAFGPLISWTFPINGQRARVHEAEAATGGALAHFDGVVLNALRETQTSLSTYASDTTRADALRTAYKSAVQSADETHRLYAAGRDTFIDDLDATRTLTSVAAQVSAAEGQVAVDQVNLFLALGGGWEEEKNDSSASEKVGAKAD; encoded by the coding sequence GCCGGCTTTGTTGCCCATCGCGCTCGCTTTGAACGGCTGCACGACGGTCGGCCCGAACTACAAACTGCCGGAGAACGCGGCCGTCAACGCGCCGTATGCGAACGCGGCCATCGACGGCGCGGACAAGGCGCCCGTCACGCAGCAAGCCGTGCCGTCGAAGTGGTGGCGTCTGTATGACGACCCCGTGCTCGATCAGCTGGTCACAGAAGCGCTGTCGTCGAACACCGATCTGCGCGTCGCCGCCGCCAATCTCGCGCGCTCGCGCGCCCAGCTCGACTTCGCGAACGAACAGGGCGGCTTTTCCGGCAAGACGTCGGCGGCCTTCCAGCGCGCGCAGGAATCCGCCGAACAGTACCTGTTGACGGAAAAGATTCCCGTCGTCAACGAAGGCGCGCTGGATCTGAGCGTGTCGTATGAGATCGATCTGTTCGGCAAGCTGCGGCGCGGCGTGGAAGCCGCGAAGGCCGACGACGAAGCCGTCGAAGCCGCAAGCGACCTCGCCCGCATCACGGTGGTCGCCGATGTCGTGCGCGCCTACGTTGAATCGTGCTCGGCAGCGGAAGAACTGGAGATCGCGCAGAAGTCTTTGGCCCTGCAAAAGGAACGGGTCAAGCTCACGCAACGTCTGCGCGACGCAGGCCGCGGCAACCAGCCCGATGTGACGCGCGGCCAGACCCAGGCCGACACGCTCGCCGCCGACATTCCGCGCTTCGTCGCGCGCCGCCGCGCCGCGCAATACCGGCTCGCGATGCTGCTCGCGCGCGCGCCGTCCGATCTGCCGCCCGCCGCCCTCGCCTGCAGCCGGCTGCCGCATCTGAAGCAACCGATTCCCGTCGGCGACGGTGCGGCGCTGCTCAAGCGCCGCCCGGACGTGCGCCAGGCCGAACGGCTGCTGGCGGCGTCGACGGCGCGCATCGGCGTCGCGACGGCGGCGCTGTATCCGACCGTGAGCATTGGCGCATCGGCGGGCTCGGTCGGCGTCGTCGAGGATCTGTTCGGCCCGACCACGAACCGCTGGGCGTTCGGCCCGCTGATCAGCTGGACATTCCCGATCAACGGCCAGCGCGCCCGCGTCCACGAAGCGGAAGCCGCGACGGGCGGCGCGCTCGCGCATTTCGACGGCGTCGTGCTGAATGCGCTGCGCGAAACGCAGACGAGCCTGTCGACCTACGCATCCGATACGACGCGCGCCGATGCATTGCGCACCGCGTACAAGTCGGCCGTGCAGTCGGCGGATGAAACGCATCGCCTGTACGCCGCGGGCCGCGACACCTTCATCGACGATCTCGACGCGACGCGCACGCTCACGAGCGTCGCCGCGCAGGTGTCGGCGGCCGAAGGCCAGGTTGCGGTCGATCAGGTGAATCTGTTCCTCGCGCTCGGCGGCGGCTGGGAAGAAGAAAAGAACGACAGCAGCGCCAGCGAGAAAGTCGGCGCCAAGGCCGACTGA
- a CDS encoding alpha/beta fold hydrolase, with protein MQSDDELKHFEAHGAAPLPEAQEEGFVDNAGARIAWSTYGAGHPVVLLHGGLGHRGNWGYQVPVLVAAGYRAILIDSRGHGRSTRDAQPYSYELMASDVLAVLDALHVQQAAFIGWSDGACTALILGRRAPQRVAGVFFFACNMDPGGAKPFVPTPVIDRCFRRHRADYEALSATPGEFDAFVAAVSEMQRTQPDYSADDLAQIRVRVTIAIGEHDEFIKQEHAVYLAQTIPDAELIVLPNVSHFAPLQRPTLFNGVIERFVGTAFEADD; from the coding sequence ATGCAATCGGACGACGAACTGAAACACTTCGAAGCGCACGGCGCGGCGCCGCTGCCCGAAGCGCAGGAAGAAGGCTTTGTGGACAACGCGGGCGCACGCATCGCGTGGTCGACGTACGGCGCGGGCCACCCCGTGGTGCTGTTGCACGGCGGCCTCGGGCATCGCGGCAACTGGGGTTATCAGGTGCCCGTGCTGGTTGCGGCGGGCTACCGGGCGATCCTGATCGACAGCCGCGGACATGGCCGCAGCACACGCGACGCGCAACCGTACAGCTACGAGCTGATGGCGTCCGACGTGCTCGCCGTACTCGACGCTCTGCACGTACAGCAAGCGGCGTTCATCGGCTGGAGCGACGGCGCGTGTACCGCGCTGATTCTCGGCCGGCGCGCGCCGCAGCGCGTCGCGGGCGTGTTCTTCTTCGCGTGCAACATGGACCCCGGCGGCGCGAAGCCATTCGTGCCGACGCCCGTGATCGACCGCTGCTTCAGGCGGCATCGCGCGGACTACGAGGCGCTGTCGGCAACGCCCGGCGAGTTCGACGCGTTCGTCGCCGCCGTCAGCGAGATGCAGCGCACGCAGCCCGATTACTCGGCCGACGATCTCGCGCAAATCCGCGTGCGCGTGACCATAGCGATCGGCGAGCACGACGAGTTCATCAAGCAGGAACACGCCGTGTATCTGGCGCAAACCATCCCGGACGCCGAGCTGATCGTGCTGCCGAACGTCAGCCATTTCGCGCCGCTGCAGCGGCCTACGCTGTTCAATGGCGTGATCGAGCGGTTCGTCGGAACCGCTTTCGAAGCGGACGACTGA